Genomic segment of Rhodocaloribacter litoris:
GCGCCCCCGTGCACGTTCAGCTTCTCGTAGGGCACACCGAGCATCCGGTGGAACAGGATGCTGTTGAGGGCAAACGCCTCATTGTTCTCGAAGAGGTCGAAATCGTCCACCGTGCGGCCGAGGCGGTCGAGCAGCTTGCGGACGGCCGGGACCGGAGCTTCGGGGAAGCGCCAGGGTTCGCCCGCGGCCCAGGCGCCGCCCAGGATGCGGGCCAGCGGCTTGAGCCCGAGCCGTTCGACGGCGGAGGCCGAGGCTACCACCAGCGCCGCAGCGCCATCGCTGATCTGGCTGCTGTTCCCCGCCGTCAGCACCCCGTCTTGCCTGAAGGCCGGGCGCAGCGCCGCCAGCGATTCCAGGGTCGTATCCGGCCGGATGCCCTCGTCGGCCTCGAGCATCTTTTCCTCCCGCCGGTCCCGGTAGGCAATGGGAACGATCTCGCGGGCAAAATGGCAGGCCGCGGTCGCTTCGGCGGCCCGCCGGTGCGACATCAGGGCGATCTCGTCGAGCGCCTCCCGCGTGACGCCGTGCTCGGCCGCCAGCCGTTCGGTCTGGTCGCCCATGGCCTCGCCGCTCATCGGGTCGCTCAGCCCGTCGCGAAAGAGGAGGTCGATGAGCCCCTCGGCCGGCCCCATCGCATACTTGTACCCCCAGCGCGCCTTCGAAGAGAGGTAGTATCCGGCCCCGGACATCGACTCGGTGCCGCCGGCCAGGATGAGATCGGCCTCACCCGCCTTGATCAGCGCCGCCGCGTTCATCACGCTCATCATGCCCGAGGAGCACACCATGTCCAGCGCGACGCCGTCCACCTCCTTCGGGATACCGGCCTTGAAGGCCGCCTGCCGCGGGATGAGTTGCCCGTGCCCGGCCCGGAGGATGTTGCCGAAAACGTACAGGTCGAGGGCCTTCCCCTCGATGCCGGCCCGTTCGAGGGCCGCCCGCATGACGTGGGCCGCCAGGTCGACCGGCGAGTGGTCCCTGAGCGCACCGCCGAACCGGCCGATGGGCGTGCGCACGGCGGAGATGATATAAACGTCCTGCATGGTGCTCTTGCCTGGGTTGGTGGCATGACGGATTTCGAAACCGGAAGCGCTTCTGGAAAGCGTCCCCGGCCGTGCTTTGAAGATAACGCCGGGGGCGGAAACGGGTTTGAGGCCGGGCGGGTCTTCACATCGCCTTGACGAACCGGCTTCCGGTTTGCCGGTACGGCGGGATAAAACGAACCCGCACGCGATGGACTCTTTCACCCAGTTTGCCCTTGGCGCAACCGTCGGC
This window contains:
- a CDS encoding thiolase family protein — protein: MQDVYIISAVRTPIGRFGGALRDHSPVDLAAHVMRAALERAGIEGKALDLYVFGNILRAGHGQLIPRQAAFKAGIPKEVDGVALDMVCSSGMMSVMNAAALIKAGEADLILAGGTESMSGAGYYLSSKARWGYKYAMGPAEGLIDLLFRDGLSDPMSGEAMGDQTERLAAEHGVTREALDEIALMSHRRAAEATAACHFAREIVPIAYRDRREEKMLEADEGIRPDTTLESLAALRPAFRQDGVLTAGNSSQISDGAAALVVASASAVERLGLKPLARILGGAWAAGEPWRFPEAPVPAVRKLLDRLGRTVDDFDLFENNEAFALNSILFHRMLGVPYEKLNVHGGAIALGHPIGCTGARITTTLVHALHTHDKGAGLAAICHGTGGGTAIALERV